CCGTGGATTCGGATCCATCGAATCACCTTCGCGCCGCAGCGGGTTGGCGACACATGCGGTCCACGCCACTTCGCAGTCCCGATATTCGCCGTGGGAGCGGGCCTCCGCGAACCGGGTGATCACCTCGGCGCCGAGTGAGTAGCCCAGCAGGCCTACGACATTCGACGCCGACCGGATCATCTGCGCGAGATTCGCGACGCCCTCGCGAACCGATTCGTCCTCCGACGGACCGAGCGGATTCCCGTCGGGGCCGATCGGTCCCACCGAGGCCGGATAGGGCAGATCGCCGATGAGCGCATAGGCCACCGGGTCCAGGTCGGCGGTGACATAGGAGAGCAGGTTGCTCGTCCCGTCGGCCGGCTCGGCCGTACCGCGGCACGTGATGACATCTGTTGTCATGCCGATCCTCTCGCAGGGGCTGCGGTCGCACTCGGGCGGAACCGAGGACGTTGCCGGCAGCCGCGCGGGTGGCCGGCAGTCGTCACGCTACCGATCGCGGCGGGTCGGCGTTACCGAAATCGGCCGTACTCGAATTCCGAACGGCACCGATTCGGGCGTGTCGTGGCGCGGCGAATTCTCAACGGAATTGCCCGCGAGTGCATTCGAGGTCACCGCGGTCTCGTGGTCGCGATCCGGGGTCGCTCCTGCCGCGCGTGTCCCCGCCGACAGGGTGGTGGCCGCGGCGCGCCCGCGCACAACGCGGCCCTGCCCGAAGGAGCGAAAGGCTTTCTCGCTGTTGACGGTTGGCTGAACTGTCGCGGATGTCCGGTTGCCGTTGCGTGAAGTTTCGTCGCCGGCCTCGGCGGGAGGTCGCGCGAAAGTTGCGCGGGGTCGGGGGCCGTGCCAGAGTCCGTGCTCGGAACCGGTGTTTCGATCTCCGTTCGGACTCGGTGCACCGGCCTCCGCGCAGTTGTCTCATCGCTCGATCGCTTCCGAGGAAGTCCATGTCGCTGCCCAGTCCAGCCGCGCCCGATCTGCTCACCCACACCTTTCTGGCCATGGAGCGGGTGGCCCCGGATCCCGGCGATGTGTACTTCGGTGTGCTGCTCCGTTGCGGCGGAACGGCACCGGCGCTGAGCGAGGTGCGGGAGCAGGTCGCGAGCCGGCTCGCCGCGGTGCCCGCGCTCACCCATCGCCTCACCGATGAGCCCGCGTGGGAGCCGGATCCGCACTTCGACATCGAGCAGCACATCGGGTTGCTCGATGTGCCGGTGCGCGCCACGGCGATTCGGGAGTTGATGCCCACGCCGCCGGCCCACGACCGGCCGCTGTGGCGGATGTGGGTAGCGGATTGCGCCGATCGACGTGGACCGCGCGCTGGACGCGGACATCCGCGCGGCCGCCGACGTGGTCGAGGCCGTCGTCGATGTGGAGCGTGCGGCATGATGGCACCGACCCCGGGATGAGCGGCACCTGGGCCCGGGACTTCAACCGCGTCCGCGAGTTGCAGTCCCGGCTGACCGTGGCGCCGAATTCGCCGCTGTGGACCGCGATCCGGTTCAACCGGCAGGTGCACATCCGGGTGGCGGCGCGGCTCGTGCCGGAGGGTCGTTCGTTGTTGCAGGACTCCGGCCGGAGTCTGCGCGAACAGCCCACGGCCGCCGACAGCGACACCGTCGACGCCTTCTTCCGCACCGGCCGCCACCCGGTCTGCCGGCACGGCTTCGCCGCGCAGCTGCGCACGCGCACCGAGGCGGTGCTCGCCGATCTCGCGGCGCTGCCGATATATGCCGAATACGAACACGCCGCGATCCGGGAATTCCTCCCCGCCGCGGCCGACCACATCGCCACGCCGCTGCGGCTCGGCGAGCCGCTGCTCCTCGACGGAAAACGGTGACCGTGACCACTTCTGAAGCGCCCCAGCCCTATTCGGACAAGACCCTGACCGTGACCCCGGAGCTCACCGCCTACGTGCGCGCGCAGGCGGGCCCGCCGACGGCGGTGCAGCGCCGGCTCATCGAGGAGACCACCGCGCTCGGCGGGCCGGCCGAGATGCAGATCCCGCCGGAGCAGGGCGTGCTGCTGACCCTGCTCGCACGCCTGCTCGACGCCCGGACCGTGATCGAGGTCGGCACCTTCACCGGCTATTCGACGCTGGCCCTCGCCGAGGGGGTGGGCCCCGACGGTTCGGTGATCACCTGCGACATCAGCGA
This DNA window, taken from Nocardia sp. BMG111209, encodes the following:
- a CDS encoding wax ester/triacylglycerol synthase domain-containing protein, with amino-acid sequence MSLPSPAAPDLLTHTFLAMERVAPDPGDVYFGVLLRCGGTAPALSEVREQVASRLAAVPALTHRLTDEPAWEPDPHFDIEQHIGLLDVPVRATAIRELMPTPPAHDRPLWRMWVADCADRRGPRAGRGHPRGRRRGRGRRRCGACGMMAPTPG
- a CDS encoding PE-PPE domain-containing protein, with product MTTDVITCRGTAEPADGTSNLLSYVTADLDPVAYALIGDLPYPASVGPIGPDGNPLGPSEDESVREGVANLAQMIRSASNVVGLLGYSLGAEVITRFAEARSHGEYRDCEVAWTACVANPLRREGDSMDPNPRGFGINGRVSFDPPYPHVECANPLDVITSCPADSPLRNLADATSAFSFAELGGWTEDLVARLRDGRWQPGDPAWWLHPIRTWQRYETAAGDVLGYLTGQHNTVYITGGYLSRLAAVLNDHAPR